A single region of the Lotus japonicus ecotype B-129 chromosome 4, LjGifu_v1.2 genome encodes:
- the LOC130711483 gene encoding uncharacterized protein LOC130711483 produces MPSGAKKRKAARKKKEQQNNINPSTSNPQGDDELKSLDEKGSDGGESGSPAHHEHGDHDHPFNDGSEEVEEVDLSAAQQFATEANSVEEVSDDVKIDEVLVEKEDSVVVIERDLQSEEISERRNESFEHGETAKESPYYEDQKNGVTSNGESLAEENSKDDDNHSFEEEIACHELVKSSDSSQPSELISTTESALIEEPGESAAEYSDNSLKAADSVPEVENGDAGSRSVSLEKSVVPPVEVTNLAMKENEDNAYPLTDEKNAATSSLEESIPMEHDSKVLTPSSASPSTEFTNGTKHIQNSQTPEFSENQPRVTSAPNMVQKTSWLSCCGLFEVLSGSNR; encoded by the exons ATGCCTTCAGGTGCTAAGAAGAGAAAAGCTGCCAGGAAAAAGAAGGAGCAACAAAACAACATCAACCCATCAACTAGTAATCCTCAAG gAGATGATGAGTTGAAGTCCCTAGATGAGAAAGGAAGTGATGGTGGTGAGAGTGGTTCACCTGCACATCATGAACATGGTGACCATGATCATCCTTTTAATGATGGGAGTGAAGAGGTGGAAGAGGTAGACCTATCAGCTGCTCAACAATTTGCTACTGAGGCCAATTCCGTGGAAGAAGTCTCTGATGATGTTAAGATTGATGAAGTTTTGGTTGAAAAGGAGGATAGTGTTGTTGTGATAGAAAGAGATTTGCAATCTGAGGAGATTTCCGAGAGAAGAAATGAAAGTTTTGAGCACGGTGAAACTGCCAAGGAATCACCATATTATGAGGATCAGAAGAACGGTGTTACTTCAAATGGTGAATCCCTTGCTGAGGAGAACTCAAAGGATGATGATAATCATTCATTTGAAGAGGAAATTGCATGTCATGAGTTGGTTAAATCCTCGGATTCTTCACAACCTTCAGAATTGATTTCGACTACAGAAAGTGCATTGATTGAGGAGCCGGGTGAGTCAGCTGCTGAGTATTCTGATAATTCACTTAAGGCTGCTGATTCTGTGCCTGAGGTAGAAAATGGTGATGCTGGGTCTAGAAGTGTGTCACTAGAGAAGTCAGTTGTCCCTCCTGTAGAAGTGACCAATCTTGCTATGAAGGAAAATGAGGATAATGCATATCCCTTAACTGATGAGAAGAATGCTGCAACGTCAAGTTTGGAGGAATCTATACCAATGGAACATGATAGTAAAGTGTTAACTCCATCATCTGCTAGTCCTTCTACTGAATTTACTAATGGCACTAAACATATTCAGAATTCTCAGACTCCAGAATTCTCTGAAAATCAG CCTCGTGTAACATCAGCTCCAAATATGGTGCAAAAGACTTCCTGGTTGAGTTGCTGTGGGTTATTTGAAGTTCTGTCAGGTTCAAATAGATAA
- the LOC130711484 gene encoding membrane protein PM19L-like, producing MANEQMKPIATLLLGLNFCMYVIVLGIGGWAMNRAIDQGFIIGPELQLPAHFSPIFFPMGNASTGFFVTFALIAGVVGAASAISGINHIRSWTAESLPSAASVATMAWTLTLLAMGFAWKEVELRIRNARLKTMEAFLIILSATQLFYIAAIHGAAAYRR from the exons ATGGCGAACGAGCAAATGAAGCCTATTGCCACCCTTCTGTTGGGGCTGAACTTCTGCATGTATGTCATAGTTTTGGGCATTGGTGGATGGGCTATGAACAGAGCAATAGATCAAGGTTTTATTATAG GTCCAGAATTACAACTTCCAGCTCATTTTTCACCCATATTCTTCCCAATGGGAAATGCTTCCACTGGATTCTTTGTGACATTTGCTTTGATTGCTGGAGTAGTTGGTGCTGCATCAGCAATCTCAGGAATCAATCATATCCGTTCATGGACTGCAGAGAGCTTGCCATCTGCAGCTTCAGTTGCTACCATGGCTTGGACTCTTACACTACTGGCCATGGG TTTCGCCTGGAAAGAGGTTGAGCTTCGAATCAGAAATGCCCGCCTG AAAACAATGGAGGCTTTCCTGATTATCCTTTCAGCTACTCAGCTTTTCTACATAGCTGCCATTCATGGTGCTGCTGCTTATAGGAGATAA
- the LOC130715740 gene encoding uncharacterized protein LOC130715740 yields the protein MGSEAFQAVTIYRQLLKAVKKHIGKGESKRHFSEFVTNEFRKNVNLNDAVALQQKIKLARDYTLLLNGVHHQKDLLFSYNIAVDRSNEVQRTLGKSAASVGLQLPVAYQP from the exons ATGGGATCCGAAGCATTCCAAGCAGTTACAATCTATCGCCAGCTTCTGAAGGCGGTGAAGAAGCATATTGGGAAGGGAGAAAGCAAGAGGCATTTTTCAGAATTCGTAACCAACGAGTTCCGTAAGAACGTTAATCTCAATGATGCTGTGGCTCTTCAGCAGAAAATTAAGCTTGCCCGTGATTATACTCTTCTGCTTAATGGAGTGCACCATCAAAAG GATTTGCTTTTCTCGTACAATATTGCAGTGGATAGATCAAATGAAGTACAAAGGACTCTTGGAAAATCTGCTGCAAGTGTTGGTCTTCAGCTTCCTGTGGCTTATCAGCCATAA
- the LOC130712116 gene encoding uncharacterized protein LOC130712116 gives MQIQPPPPPSQRTFHHHHHHHPLLPLPSSSLGINCNFSFKPFFLTPTKHLPILPLHSQSHTTVASATSAATDESVLDSVSEGNKELGFVDVGYVAGVHGVQGEIRVKPVTDFPQLRFSTPGKRWLKHKALGGETVRQIELEEGREHPGQKCWIVRFKGVHTVEQAKLLVGSTLVVTEEDRPELEEGEFYTHDLIGMSVFIKENGKLLGTVINVFNSGANDLLQISLDSSFDMLDESGARSAQIQASDQLVLVPFVEAIVPDVDMKRREMHITPPKGLLEVNLRFDERSKKERRQLEWKERKKFQKRLIAAKKKLSEMEQQHVFHGYGSGEKEQWSLLSNQIVGVNSKLLLEALQSLEKPAKRWNAPELSSAVEAKLQISEESFLTGSKDKLVRHIKKEEKGLKLLSEGKMAIVLLLHEKENHGCVSDPHIDQNEATDNSSLHVLQKLLSDHEKIVKVKDRASVPLILVSSAQQIQSLRNLFTSNNHFEFDSEKVWFLEEEKLPVVSSLLEGQNKYKILMKSPWEILESPVGSGGLISLFSKHGIADDLMNMGVEYIELCCPNERISGGNSLLLGLVSSRTAKIGIQISPTIADLDENFDMILSMDFVKKLTKQSNKLQFDATPKTNSYVEKVDKDWVTVTSTTPNSYELSCSIYNSLNLCSLDQVCMVQVRE, from the exons ATGCAGATTcagccaccgccaccaccctctcAACgcaccttccaccaccaccaccaccaccaccctcttcttcctcttccatctTCTTCCCTCGGAATCAATTGCAATTTCTCTTTCAAACCTTTTTTCCTAACTCCAACCAAACACCTCCCTATTCTTCCTCTGCACTCCCAATCTCACACCACTG TTGCTTCAGCTACATCAGCAGCTACCGATGAGTCTGTTTTGGACAGTGTCAGTGAGGGAAACAAGGAATTAGGGTTCGTTGATGTTGGCTATGTAGCTGGTGTTCACGGTGTTCAAGGCGAGATTCGTGTCAAGCCGGTTACCGATTTTCCCCAACTACGATTTTCCACT CCTGGGAAAAGATGGTTGAAGCACAAGGCTTTGGGTGGAGAAACCGTTCGACAAATTGAGCTCGAAGAAGGTAGGGAGCATCCTGGCCAGAAGTGCTGGATAGTCAGATTCAAAGGAGTTCATACAGTGGAGCAG GCTAAGTTGCTTGTTGGTTCCACCTTGGTTGTGACGGAAGAAGACAGGCCAGAACTAGAGGAGGGTGAATTTTACACACATGATCTAATTGGGATGAGTGTTTTCATTAAG GAAAATGGAAAACTTTTGGGAACTGTTATTAATGTTTTCAATAGTGGAGCCAATGATCTGCTACAAATTTCACTTGATTCATCttttgatatgcttgatgaaagtGGCGCAAGGTCAGCACAAATACAAGCATCTGATCAGCTTGTTTTGGTACCTTTTGTTGAAGCAATTGTTCCAGATGTTGAtatgaaaagaagagagatgCATATTACCCCGCCCAAGGGACTCCTGGAAGTAAACTTACGATTTGATGAACGATCCAAAAAAGAAAGGCGCCAACTT GAatggaaagaaaggaaaaagtttCAAAAGCGACTCATAGCAGCCAAAAAGAAGCTCAGTGAGATGGAGCAACAACATGTATTTCATGGATATGGATCTGGAGAGAAAGAACAGTGGAGCTTGCTTAGTAATCAGATTGTTGGTGTAAACTCCAAATTGCTTCTGGAGGCTTTACAAAGTCTTGAAAAACCAGCTAAGAG ATGGAATGCACCTGAGTTGTCCAGTGCCGTAGAAGCAAAGCTACAAATATCAGAGGAATCTTTCTTAACTGGAAGCAAAGACAAGTTGGTTAGACATATCAAAAAGGAAGAGAAGGGACTTAAGCTATTATCTGAGGGAAAAATGGCTATTGTCTTGCTCTTGCATGAGAAAGAGAATCATGGGTGTGTTTCGGACCCTCACATTGATCAGAATGAAGCAACTGACAATTCATCACTACACGTGCTTCAAAAGTTACTCAGTGATCATGAAAAAATTGTAAAG GTCAAAGATCGTGCCTCAGTGCCTTTGATTTTGGTTTCCTCAGCTCAACAAATTCAATCTTTAAGAAATCTGTTTACAAGCAATAATCACTTTGAATTTGACTCTGAAAAG GTATGGTTTTTGGAGGAAGAGAAGCTGCCAGTTGTTAGCAGTTTGCTGGAAGGGCAAAACAAATACAAGATTTTAATGAAGTCACCTTGGGAAATACTCGAATCTCCTGTTGGATCAGGAGGGTTGATTAGTTTGTTTTCAAAACATGGCATTGCAGATGATCTTATGAACATGGGTGTTGAATACATTGAG TTATGCTGCCCAAATGAAAGAATTTCTGGTGGAAACTCACTACTGCTTGGGTTGGTTAGTTCACGGACAGCCAAAATTGGGATACAAATTTCACCTACAATAGCTGATCTAGATGAAAATTTTGACATGATattatcgatggattttgtaaAGAAGTTAACGAAGCAGAGCAACAAGCTCCAATTTGATGCAACCCCAAAGACAAATTCCtatgttgagaaagttgataaAGACTGGGTTACAGTCACCTCTACCACCCCCAACTCATATGAGCTCTCTTGTAGTATATATAATTCCTTAAACTTATGTTCTTTAGATCAGGTTTGTATGGTGCAGGTTAGAGAGTAA